Proteins co-encoded in one Cupriavidus taiwanensis genomic window:
- a CDS encoding DUF2894 domain-containing protein, whose product MAELDAAADARARLEAWQAGDADRIDPVRFRLMQALAGRAAAQGGAARSVLEARLQELVAAYAAIVRGNADKVGATMGPSGPAPTPAVSALGALVHDLAARARPAIAAAPNEARPLSPAPAQAAHAPLVDTLADYFRETWARVSVEQQFRQSLERVPENAGPLNTDHLVHRALSLMRETSPEYLRHFLSYVEGMAWLEQLGAAAAAQKEAARAAARKSTRGKARK is encoded by the coding sequence ATGGCTGAGCTCGACGCGGCGGCCGACGCCCGCGCACGACTCGAGGCCTGGCAGGCCGGCGACGCCGACCGCATCGATCCGGTGCGCTTCCGCCTGATGCAGGCACTCGCCGGCCGCGCGGCCGCACAGGGCGGCGCGGCACGGTCGGTGCTGGAAGCGCGCCTGCAAGAACTGGTCGCCGCCTATGCCGCCATCGTGCGGGGCAACGCCGATAAGGTCGGCGCGACCATGGGCCCGTCCGGGCCGGCGCCGACGCCAGCCGTGAGCGCCCTGGGCGCACTGGTCCACGACCTCGCCGCGCGCGCCAGGCCCGCCATCGCGGCGGCTCCGAACGAGGCCCGCCCGTTGTCGCCGGCACCGGCGCAGGCCGCGCACGCGCCGCTGGTCGACACCCTTGCCGACTACTTCCGCGAAACCTGGGCCCGGGTCAGCGTCGAGCAGCAGTTCCGCCAGTCGCTGGAACGCGTGCCGGAGAACGCCGGGCCGCTCAATACCGACCATCTGGTGCATCGCGCGCTATCGCTGATGCGCGAGACCTCGCCGGAATACCTGCGGCATTTCCTGTCGTATGTCGAGGGCATGGCGTGGCTGGAGCAGCTCGGCGCCGCGGCAGCGGCGCAGAAGGAAGCGGCCCGCGCCGCCGCCAGGAAAAGCACGCGCGGCAAGGCCCGCAAATAG
- a CDS encoding DUF3597 domain-containing protein → MSIFKDILNKLLGKHKPAATTTASTTPPAAGSPASGGAPAGTAPAPGTGTAPAGGNVQGATATPAGTQATPLSGVDVEAIMDRMVQDSGQTLNWRTSIVDTMKALGIDSSLEHRKELARELHYSGDMNDSAAMNVWLHKRLMQELAANGGKLPKELS, encoded by the coding sequence ATGAGCATCTTCAAGGACATCCTCAACAAGCTGCTGGGCAAGCACAAGCCCGCAGCCACCACCACCGCGAGCACCACCCCACCCGCCGCCGGTTCGCCGGCTTCCGGGGGCGCGCCGGCCGGCACCGCGCCAGCCCCGGGTACCGGCACCGCGCCCGCGGGCGGCAACGTCCAGGGCGCGACGGCTACGCCGGCCGGGACCCAAGCCACGCCGCTGTCGGGCGTCGATGTCGAGGCCATCATGGACCGGATGGTGCAGGACAGCGGACAGACGCTGAACTGGCGCACATCCATCGTCGATACGATGAAGGCGCTCGGGATCGACAGCAGCCTGGAACACCGCAAGGAACTCGCGCGCGAGCTGCACTACAGCGGCGACATGAACGATTCCGCGGCGATGAACGTCTGGCTGCACAAGCGCCTGATGCAGGAGCTGGCCGCCAACGGCGGCAAGCTGCCGAAGGAACTGTCCTGA
- a CDS encoding glyoxalase superfamily protein, translating to MDLSAGIPILRIFSVDKAKEFYLDFLGFTLEWEHRLEDGLPLYAQVRRGGLTLHLSEHHGDATPGSTVFVPVMDIDALQRELSARNYPYARPGVEDVGWGRMLQVADPFGNRLRFCEVTEA from the coding sequence ATGGACCTGTCCGCCGGCATCCCCATCCTCCGCATCTTCTCGGTCGACAAGGCCAAAGAGTTCTACCTGGATTTCCTCGGCTTCACACTCGAGTGGGAGCATCGCTTGGAAGACGGGTTGCCGCTGTACGCGCAGGTAAGGCGCGGCGGCCTGACACTGCACCTGAGCGAGCACCATGGCGACGCCACGCCGGGCTCGACCGTATTCGTGCCGGTGATGGATATCGATGCACTGCAGCGGGAGCTGTCCGCCAGGAACTATCCGTATGCCAGGCCCGGTGTCGAAGATGTGGGCTGGGGCCGGATGCTGCAGGTGGCCGATCCGTTCGGGAACCGGCTGCGGTTTTGCGAGGTGACGGAGGCTTAG
- a CDS encoding DUF802 domain-containing protein — MTRYLTHIVAFLAGLAVVCWIGAGYAGTNFLALVVTLLIGGFYIAGALELQRYRQATATLAQALADLAEAPASFGGWLERLHPSLRDSVRLRVEGERVGLPGPALTPYLVGLLVLLGMLGTFLGMVATLRGTGIALEGATDLQAIRASLAAPVKGLGFAFGTSVAGVATSAMLGLLSALCRRERIQAAQALDARIATALRSYSRGHQRDQALRLLQRQADVMPALAEQMQAMMQAMAQQNEALAERLAASQAAFHANTETVYARLASSVEQSLKDSIADSARAAGAAIQPAVDATMAGLARETTALRGTVTQAVQQHLDGVSGRFESATAGVADTWNQALAGHQRTSEALAADLRTSLDGFSQTFEQRSASLLDGVASRFGSVAASTADAWREALSQQRQAGEKLAGDNQQALAAAAAAFGEHAAALVRTVDASHAGLQAQLAAQDAQRLSAWADTLGGMTATLRQQLEQLNAHTVSRHDEISATLAQNVREVSAQTQAHASSTLAEIDRLVQAAAEAPKAAVALQAELASRDEARFATWADTLGSITATLRHEWQQLNAHTVARQDEISATLAQNVQEISAQTQAHASRTLAEIDRLVQAAAEAPKAAVALQAELAERDEARFAGWTETLASIAATLRQQWEQSSTHAAERQQEVCEALAQTARAISTETQAHASTTLAEIDRLVQAAAEAPKAATALQAELVAQDAQRLAAWTETLNGMAASLRQEWEQASTHATARQQQICETLAVTARDMAAQAEAQATGTVAEVSRLLQAASEAPRAAAEVIAELREKLTEGMARDHAMLEERSRMMETLGTLLDAVNHASTEQRTAVDTLVATTADLLERVGTRFTDKVESETGKLTEIAAQLTGSAVEVASLGEAFGVAVQLFSESNGKLIDHLQRIEAALDKSMTRSDEQLAYYVAQAREVVDLSMLSQKQILEDLQQRAAGRPAPSAEAA; from the coding sequence ATGACCCGATACCTCACCCATATTGTTGCGTTCCTCGCGGGCCTGGCGGTTGTCTGCTGGATTGGCGCGGGCTATGCCGGCACCAACTTCCTCGCGCTGGTCGTCACCCTGCTGATCGGCGGCTTCTACATCGCCGGCGCGCTGGAACTGCAGCGCTACCGGCAGGCCACCGCCACGCTGGCACAGGCGCTGGCGGACCTGGCCGAAGCGCCGGCCAGCTTCGGCGGCTGGCTGGAACGCCTGCACCCGAGCCTGCGCGACAGCGTGCGGCTGCGCGTCGAAGGCGAGCGCGTCGGGCTGCCCGGCCCCGCGCTGACGCCGTACCTGGTCGGGCTGCTGGTGCTGCTGGGCATGCTCGGCACGTTCCTCGGCATGGTCGCCACCCTGCGCGGCACCGGCATCGCGCTCGAAGGCGCCACCGACCTGCAGGCGATCCGCGCTTCGCTGGCGGCGCCGGTCAAGGGGCTGGGCTTTGCCTTCGGCACCTCGGTCGCGGGCGTGGCCACCTCGGCCATGCTGGGGCTGCTGTCCGCACTGTGCCGGCGCGAGCGTATCCAGGCCGCGCAGGCGCTCGATGCGCGCATTGCCACCGCGCTGCGCAGCTACTCGCGCGGCCACCAGCGCGACCAAGCCCTGCGGCTGCTGCAACGCCAGGCCGACGTGATGCCGGCGCTGGCCGAGCAGATGCAGGCCATGATGCAGGCCATGGCACAGCAGAACGAGGCCCTGGCGGAACGACTGGCGGCCAGCCAGGCCGCGTTCCACGCCAACACCGAAACCGTCTATGCCCGCCTGGCGTCATCGGTGGAGCAATCGCTGAAGGACAGCATTGCCGACAGCGCCCGCGCCGCGGGTGCCGCGATCCAGCCCGCGGTGGACGCGACCATGGCCGGCCTGGCGCGCGAAACCACGGCCCTGCGCGGCACCGTCACGCAGGCGGTGCAACAGCATCTGGACGGCGTTTCGGGCCGGTTCGAGAGCGCCACGGCCGGTGTCGCCGATACCTGGAACCAGGCGCTCGCCGGCCATCAGCGCACCAGCGAGGCGCTGGCGGCGGACCTGCGCACTTCGCTCGATGGCTTCAGCCAGACCTTCGAACAACGCTCGGCGAGCCTGCTGGACGGCGTCGCCAGCCGCTTCGGCTCCGTCGCGGCCAGCACCGCCGACGCCTGGCGCGAGGCGCTGTCGCAACAGCGGCAGGCCGGCGAAAAGCTGGCCGGCGACAACCAGCAAGCGCTGGCCGCCGCCGCGGCCGCGTTCGGCGAACACGCCGCGGCGCTGGTGCGCACCGTGGACGCATCCCATGCCGGCCTGCAGGCGCAACTGGCCGCGCAGGACGCGCAGCGCCTGTCGGCCTGGGCCGACACGCTCGGCGGCATGACGGCCACGCTGCGCCAGCAGCTGGAACAACTGAACGCGCATACCGTCAGCCGCCACGACGAAATCAGCGCCACCCTGGCGCAGAACGTACGCGAGGTCTCGGCGCAGACGCAGGCGCATGCCAGCAGCACGCTGGCCGAAATCGACCGCCTGGTGCAGGCCGCTGCCGAAGCGCCGAAGGCCGCCGTGGCGCTGCAGGCCGAACTGGCGTCGCGCGATGAAGCGCGCTTTGCCACATGGGCCGATACGCTTGGCAGCATCACGGCAACGCTGCGCCACGAATGGCAGCAGCTGAACGCGCACACGGTCGCGCGCCAGGACGAAATCAGCGCGACGCTGGCGCAGAACGTGCAAGAGATCTCCGCGCAGACGCAGGCGCATGCCAGCCGCACGCTGGCGGAGATCGACCGCCTGGTGCAGGCCGCCGCCGAAGCGCCGAAGGCCGCGGTCGCGCTGCAGGCGGAACTGGCAGAGCGCGATGAGGCCCGCTTCGCCGGCTGGACCGAGACCCTCGCCAGCATCGCCGCGACGCTGCGCCAGCAGTGGGAGCAGTCGAGCACGCACGCAGCCGAGCGCCAGCAGGAAGTCTGCGAAGCCCTGGCCCAGACCGCGCGCGCGATTTCGACCGAAACGCAGGCGCACGCCAGCACCACCCTTGCCGAGATCGACCGCCTGGTCCAGGCCGCGGCCGAGGCACCGAAGGCGGCCACCGCCCTGCAGGCGGAACTGGTGGCGCAGGACGCGCAACGCCTGGCGGCCTGGACCGAAACCCTGAACGGCATGGCGGCGTCGCTGCGCCAGGAATGGGAACAGGCCAGCACGCACGCCACCGCCCGCCAGCAGCAGATCTGCGAAACGCTGGCCGTTACCGCGCGCGACATGGCGGCGCAGGCCGAGGCCCAGGCCACCGGCACGGTCGCCGAAGTCTCGCGCCTGCTGCAGGCGGCGAGCGAAGCGCCGCGGGCCGCCGCCGAAGTCATCGCGGAACTGCGCGAGAAGCTGACCGAGGGCATGGCGCGCGACCACGCCATGCTGGAAGAACGCAGCCGCATGATGGAAACGCTGGGCACGCTGCTTGACGCCGTCAACCATGCCTCTACCGAACAGCGCACCGCGGTCGACACGCTGGTCGCCACCACCGCCGACCTGCTCGAGCGCGTCGGCACCCGCTTTACCGACAAGGTCGAGTCCGAGACCGGCAAGCTCACCGAGATCGCCGCGCAGCTCACCGGCAGCGCGGTCGAGGTGGCCAGCCTGGGCGAAGCCTTCGGCGTGGCGGTGCAGCTGTTCAGCGAATCGAACGGCAAGCTGATCGATCACCTGCAGCGCATCGAGGCCGCGCTGGACAAGTCGATGACGCGCAGCGACGAGCAACTGGCCTACTACGTGGCGCAGGCGCGCGAAGTGGTCGACCTGAGCATGCTGTCGCAGAAGCAGATCCTGGAAGACCTGCAGCAGCGCGCAGCAGGCCGGCCGGCGCCCAGCGCAGAGGCGGCATGA
- a CDS encoding glutathione S-transferase family protein codes for MKLVGMLDSPYVRRTAISLRLLGLPFTHESVSVFREVERFRAVNPVVKAPSLVCDNGVVLMDSTLIIDYAESLAGRSLMPAETASRQTALRIVGLALAACEKVVQNFYERSQRPAGKLHQPWLDRVDAQRASAFALLEAEFAARPVPAREAEVGQPELTAAVAWTFTQFMLPGAVDPASHPALAALTAALERLPAFEAWPCA; via the coding sequence ATGAAACTCGTCGGCATGCTCGACTCTCCCTATGTCCGCCGCACGGCGATCTCGCTGCGCCTGCTCGGCCTGCCGTTCACGCATGAGTCCGTGTCCGTCTTTCGGGAGGTCGAGCGCTTCCGCGCCGTCAATCCCGTGGTCAAGGCTCCCTCGCTGGTGTGCGATAACGGCGTCGTGCTGATGGATTCCACGCTCATCATCGACTATGCCGAGTCGCTCGCGGGCCGCAGCCTGATGCCGGCCGAGACTGCGTCGCGGCAGACCGCGCTGCGCATCGTCGGGCTGGCGCTGGCCGCCTGCGAGAAGGTGGTGCAGAACTTCTACGAGCGCAGCCAGCGTCCGGCCGGCAAGCTGCACCAGCCGTGGCTGGACCGCGTCGATGCCCAGCGCGCGAGCGCCTTTGCGCTGCTGGAAGCCGAGTTTGCCGCGCGCCCGGTCCCCGCCCGCGAAGCGGAGGTCGGCCAGCCCGAACTGACCGCCGCGGTGGCATGGACCTTCACGCAATTCATGCTTCCCGGTGCCGTCGATCCGGCGTCGCATCCGGCGCTGGCGGCGCTGACCGCCGCGCTGGAGCGGCTGCCGGCATTCGAGGCATGGCCCTGCGCATAG
- a CDS encoding tripartite tricarboxylate transporter substrate binding protein gives MHPRHALAATATAVLAMTTPAQAADPASAWPARPITIVVTYPPGGGADLMARLIAPALGRELGQTVVVENRPGAGGQIGAAYVAKAAPDGYTLMVDASSYAVNPSLYPRLPYDPDKAFRPVGVLARYPNVLVATASFPAGKVSDVVAMARQKPGSVAFASSGNGSAQHLAGVLFEQRAGVDLLHVPYKGGGPAMTDVIAGQVPLFFANVASSLQHIQAGKLKPLAVTSRARTQALPDVPTMQEAGVASYEVYEWNAAFVPAATPEPIATRLADALQKVMTSAQIRQRVAELGGEVVAAPPAQARQFIDGQARLWAKVIRDGNIKPE, from the coding sequence ATGCACCCACGCCACGCGCTCGCCGCCACGGCCACGGCCGTGCTCGCCATGACCACGCCGGCGCAGGCCGCCGACCCCGCCTCGGCCTGGCCCGCCCGGCCCATCACCATCGTGGTGACGTACCCGCCGGGTGGCGGCGCGGACCTGATGGCACGGCTGATCGCCCCGGCTCTCGGGCGCGAGCTGGGGCAGACCGTGGTGGTCGAGAACCGGCCCGGCGCCGGCGGGCAGATCGGCGCCGCCTATGTCGCCAAGGCGGCGCCGGATGGCTACACCCTGATGGTCGATGCCTCGTCGTATGCGGTGAACCCCAGCCTCTATCCGCGCCTGCCCTACGATCCGGACAAGGCGTTCCGGCCGGTCGGCGTGCTGGCGCGCTATCCCAACGTGCTGGTGGCCACTGCCAGCTTTCCGGCGGGCAAGGTCAGCGATGTCGTGGCCATGGCCAGGCAGAAGCCGGGCTCGGTGGCCTTTGCCTCGTCGGGCAACGGCTCGGCGCAGCATCTGGCCGGCGTGCTGTTCGAGCAGCGCGCGGGCGTCGACCTGCTGCACGTGCCCTACAAGGGCGGCGGCCCGGCCATGACCGACGTCATCGCCGGACAGGTGCCGCTGTTCTTTGCCAACGTGGCCTCGAGCCTGCAGCACATCCAGGCCGGCAAGCTAAAGCCGCTGGCGGTGACCAGCCGCGCGCGCACGCAGGCGCTGCCCGACGTGCCGACCATGCAGGAAGCCGGCGTGGCCAGCTACGAGGTCTATGAGTGGAACGCCGCCTTCGTTCCGGCCGCGACCCCCGAGCCGATCGCCACCAGGCTTGCCGATGCGCTGCAGAAGGTCATGACCAGCGCGCAGATCCGGCAACGCGTGGCCGAGCTCGGCGGCGAAGTGGTGGCGGCGCCCCCGGCGCAAGCGCGCCAGTTCATCGACGGGCAGGCGCGGCTATGGGCCAAGGTCATCCGCGACGGCAACATCAAGCCCGAGTAA
- a CDS encoding Bug family tripartite tricarboxylate transporter substrate binding protein gives MTAANPFRRQLLKAGVALGACALAPTLARAQAWPAKPVRLVVPFAPGGSSEIVARSTAAELTKLLGVSVFVENKPGAAGNIAMGEVARADDNHTVILGHIGTLAVNPFIFPKLPYDPVKDFRAISLLSKVPSLYVVHPDVPAKNLKEFVALAKSKPGKLNYGSAGNGSAGHLAFEYLKAASGTFITHVPYRGSGPQITDLLSGRLDAAAVGAPAILQFIKAGKVRCIATGTTQRIAQLPDVPTVAEQGYPGFEMTQWYGLLAPASLPQAAADKLADATIKAVKSQSSVERLSADAAIVVGGTPAEFSRFIAQEQQRWKPIIARAGIKPD, from the coding sequence ATGACTGCAGCCAATCCCTTTCGCCGCCAACTGCTCAAGGCCGGCGTCGCGCTCGGCGCGTGCGCGCTGGCGCCCACGCTCGCCCGCGCCCAGGCCTGGCCGGCCAAGCCGGTCCGGCTGGTGGTGCCGTTCGCGCCGGGCGGCAGTTCGGAGATCGTTGCGCGCTCGACCGCCGCGGAGCTGACCAAGCTGCTCGGCGTGTCGGTGTTCGTCGAGAACAAGCCCGGCGCCGCCGGCAATATCGCGATGGGCGAAGTCGCGCGCGCCGACGACAACCACACCGTGATCCTCGGCCATATCGGCACGCTGGCGGTCAATCCCTTTATCTTCCCGAAGCTGCCGTACGACCCGGTCAAGGACTTCCGCGCGATCTCGCTGCTGTCCAAGGTGCCGAGCCTGTATGTGGTCCATCCCGACGTGCCCGCGAAGAACCTGAAGGAATTCGTCGCGCTCGCCAAGAGCAAGCCCGGCAAGCTCAACTATGGTTCAGCCGGCAACGGCAGTGCCGGCCACCTCGCCTTCGAATACCTGAAGGCCGCCAGCGGCACCTTCATTACGCACGTGCCGTACCGCGGCAGCGGCCCGCAGATCACTGATCTGCTGTCCGGCCGGCTGGACGCCGCCGCGGTCGGCGCGCCCGCGATCCTGCAGTTCATCAAGGCCGGCAAGGTGCGCTGCATCGCCACCGGCACGACCCAGCGCATTGCCCAGCTGCCGGATGTGCCCACGGTGGCGGAACAAGGCTATCCCGGCTTCGAGATGACGCAGTGGTACGGCCTGCTGGCGCCGGCATCGCTGCCGCAGGCGGCCGCCGACAAGCTGGCCGACGCCACCATCAAGGCGGTAAAGAGCCAGAGCTCGGTCGAGCGCCTGAGCGCGGACGCGGCCATCGTGGTCGGCGGCACGCCGGCGGAATTCTCACGCTTCATCGCGCAGGAGCAGCAGCGCTGGAAGCCGATCATTGCGCGCGCCGGGATCAAGCCGGACTGA
- a CDS encoding OmpA family protein → MREELDAGVEPTVPAWAVFGDLMSVLLGAFVLVLLGVIGVQMELSARLEAEVRQRQEEAQRRETLEKALAGPLAAGRVTLVNGRIGISGSVLFALNSAELQPEGRDLLRSLAQPLSAYLRSRDEILMVSGFTDDQQVREGNRRFADNWELSAQRALTVTRTLIDAGIPPSSVFSAAFGSQQPVTPNADAAGRAKNRRVEISPVPRVTTGTVKAHG, encoded by the coding sequence ATGAGAGAAGAACTCGACGCCGGCGTTGAGCCCACGGTGCCGGCCTGGGCGGTCTTCGGCGACCTGATGTCGGTGCTGCTGGGCGCCTTCGTGCTGGTGCTGCTGGGGGTCATCGGCGTGCAGATGGAGCTGTCGGCACGGCTCGAAGCCGAGGTCAGGCAGCGGCAGGAAGAAGCCCAGCGGCGCGAGACGCTGGAAAAGGCGCTGGCCGGGCCGCTCGCCGCCGGCCGCGTGACGCTGGTGAACGGACGCATCGGCATCAGCGGCAGCGTGCTGTTCGCGCTGAATTCGGCCGAGCTGCAGCCCGAGGGCCGCGACCTGCTCAGGAGCCTGGCCCAGCCGCTGTCGGCCTACCTGCGCAGCCGCGACGAGATCCTGATGGTCAGCGGCTTTACCGACGACCAGCAGGTGCGCGAGGGCAACCGGCGCTTTGCCGACAACTGGGAACTGTCGGCGCAGCGCGCGCTGACCGTGACCCGTACGCTGATCGATGCGGGCATCCCGCCCTCGTCGGTGTTCTCGGCCGCGTTCGGCTCGCAACAGCCCGTGACCCCGAATGCCGATGCCGCGGGCCGCGCCAAGAACCGGCGCGTGGAGATCTCGCCGGTGCCGCGCGTGACCACCGGCACGGTGAAAGCGCATGGCTGA
- a CDS encoding TlpA family protein disulfide reductase: protein MMRSRRQLLAAAAATIAALGLLSGTAHAAGQAADRVAVFDSANAARIAAGQRGKPFVLVVWSLDCVYCKRNFDALGKLRAKHPDLRVVTLATDNAESLPQVRQVLARVSLTRNAWVFGSEPQERLRYAVDPEWMGEMPRTYFYRADGQRQGVSGVISAGDWARHLSWAGIAG from the coding sequence ATGATGCGATCGCGCCGCCAACTGCTCGCCGCCGCCGCCGCCACCATCGCCGCACTGGGGTTGCTATCCGGCACCGCCCATGCCGCCGGCCAGGCCGCCGACCGCGTCGCGGTGTTCGATTCTGCCAACGCCGCGCGCATTGCCGCCGGCCAGCGCGGCAAGCCCTTCGTGCTGGTGGTGTGGTCGCTGGATTGCGTCTATTGCAAGCGCAACTTCGACGCGCTTGGCAAGCTGCGTGCGAAGCATCCGGACCTGCGCGTCGTCACGCTGGCGACGGACAATGCCGAGTCCCTGCCGCAGGTGCGGCAGGTGCTGGCCCGCGTCAGTCTCACGCGCAATGCGTGGGTGTTCGGGTCCGAGCCGCAGGAGCGGCTGCGCTATGCGGTCGACCCGGAGTGGATGGGCGAGATGCCGCGCACCTACTTCTATCGCGCCGATGGCCAGCGGCAGGGCGTGTCCGGCGTGATCAGCGCAGGCGACTGGGCCCGCCATCTAAGCTGGGCCGGCATCGCGGGCTGA
- a CDS encoding DUF3348 domain-containing protein, producing MLQVPRRTGFSGPTLVRLLARLADADAPAPASSLSSQLSQWLGWADAIALSAALKNAPAIAASAAGGTEAQECARVRARLADAIAEDAAPAGRRRGPPRPSALPDPVDAQVDYAVQRQRYLTLQQTMESTIGSLRAALRAALSARSPALAKLAMVDAVMERVLGTREQSLLGAVPNLLEPHFQRLRQAAAAALEHPAQAAGQPAAIRPGTWLGVFRKDMQSVLLAELEIRWQPVEGLLAALQDS from the coding sequence ATGTTACAAGTGCCCCGGCGCACGGGCTTCAGCGGACCGACGCTGGTCCGCCTGCTGGCCCGCCTGGCTGACGCCGATGCCCCCGCCCCTGCAAGCTCGCTTTCCAGCCAGCTGAGCCAATGGCTTGGCTGGGCGGATGCGATCGCGTTGTCGGCGGCGCTGAAAAATGCGCCCGCCATCGCGGCAAGTGCCGCAGGCGGCACCGAAGCGCAGGAATGCGCGCGCGTGCGCGCCCGGCTGGCCGACGCCATTGCCGAGGACGCCGCGCCAGCGGGCCGGCGGCGCGGGCCGCCGCGCCCGTCGGCGTTGCCCGACCCGGTCGATGCGCAGGTCGACTACGCGGTCCAGCGCCAGCGCTACCTGACGCTGCAGCAGACCATGGAAAGCACCATCGGCAGCCTGCGCGCCGCGCTGCGCGCGGCGCTGTCGGCCCGCTCGCCCGCCCTGGCCAAGCTGGCCATGGTCGACGCGGTGATGGAGCGCGTGCTCGGCACGCGCGAGCAAAGCCTGCTGGGCGCTGTGCCGAACCTGCTGGAACCGCATTTCCAGCGCCTGCGCCAGGCCGCGGCCGCCGCGCTGGAGCACCCTGCGCAGGCAGCCGGACAACCCGCGGCGATCCGCCCTGGCACCTGGCTGGGCGTGTTTCGCAAGGATATGCAGAGCGTACTGCTCGCCGAACTCGAGATCCGCTGGCAGCCCGTCGAAGGCTTGCTGGCGGCGCTGCAAGACAGCTAA
- a CDS encoding GntR family transcriptional regulator has product MPDNALHPTTPSAAGLSRYGQIAAALQARIVAGAWTPGSAIPAEGALAREFGIALGTIRQAIAVLVQQGLLERVQGKGTFVRKGLSGASLMRFFRFGGSDGAPVVPRSEILSCRTVRLDQAMATRFGLASGARGLAISRRRWLDDTPRLLESIWLPLPRCEALRQLPPAQWGDLLYPLLGSACGVTVHRALDEVTFRTLAADEAGLLALPDAHPCAVVTRHAFDLAGDCIEYRLTRGDAFAFRYTADVR; this is encoded by the coding sequence ATGCCAGACAACGCGCTGCACCCCACCACTCCCTCCGCCGCGGGCCTGAGCCGCTACGGCCAGATCGCGGCGGCACTGCAGGCCAGGATCGTTGCCGGCGCCTGGACGCCGGGCAGCGCGATCCCGGCCGAGGGCGCGCTGGCCAGGGAATTCGGCATTGCGCTGGGCACCATCCGCCAGGCCATTGCCGTGCTGGTCCAGCAGGGCTTGCTGGAGCGCGTGCAGGGCAAGGGCACCTTTGTGCGCAAGGGACTGAGCGGCGCCAGCCTGATGCGGTTTTTCCGCTTCGGCGGGTCCGATGGCGCGCCCGTCGTGCCGCGCTCTGAAATCCTGTCGTGCCGCACGGTCCGGCTGGACCAGGCCATGGCCACCCGCTTCGGGCTGGCCAGCGGCGCGCGCGGGCTGGCGATCTCGCGCCGCCGCTGGCTGGACGATACGCCGCGGCTGCTGGAATCGATCTGGCTGCCGCTGCCGCGCTGCGAAGCCCTGCGGCAGTTGCCGCCGGCGCAGTGGGGCGACCTGCTCTACCCGCTGCTGGGCAGCGCCTGCGGCGTCACCGTCCATCGCGCGCTCGACGAGGTGACCTTCCGCACGCTGGCGGCCGACGAGGCCGGATTGCTGGCGCTGCCCGATGCGCATCCGTGCGCGGTCGTGACCCGCCACGCCTTCGACCTGGCCGGCGATTGCATCGAATACCGGCTGACGCGCGGCGACGCCTTCGCCTTCCGCTATACCGCCGACGTCCGCTGA
- a CDS encoding amidohydrolase family protein: MMSRRALPLVDTHFHVFDHGGATPSARYRPAYAAGLDDWRATLGGQGDLYGVVVQTSFLGTDNSALLAALRARPERLRGVAVVDPSVTDMQLETLQLAGVRGIRLNLYGDPDWQRIASAPWRALFRRIDALGWHVELHTHNGDGGMVLARLDAALGDAGTPVVLDHFGRPGTAGLADAVFEVATAVRACRPVWVKLSAPYRLPAPHHWPALARAWREIVGAERLLWGSDWPWTNHEAPVRLDECRTLAAWQARDDAALSEALRWRNAAALYGFALEVPEA; this comes from the coding sequence ATGATGAGCAGGCGCGCTTTGCCGCTGGTGGATACCCACTTCCACGTCTTCGATCACGGCGGTGCCACGCCTTCGGCGCGCTACCGGCCGGCTTATGCCGCCGGCCTGGACGACTGGCGGGCAACGCTGGGCGGCCAGGGAGACCTGTATGGGGTGGTGGTGCAAACCAGTTTCCTGGGTACCGACAACTCAGCGCTGCTGGCCGCCCTGCGGGCCCGGCCCGAGCGCCTGCGCGGCGTGGCGGTGGTCGACCCGTCGGTGACGGACATGCAACTGGAAACGCTGCAGCTCGCGGGCGTGCGCGGGATCCGCCTCAACCTGTACGGCGATCCGGACTGGCAGCGCATTGCCAGCGCGCCCTGGCGCGCGCTGTTCCGCCGGATCGACGCGCTCGGCTGGCATGTCGAGCTCCATACCCACAACGGCGACGGCGGCATGGTGCTGGCCCGGCTCGACGCGGCCCTTGGCGATGCCGGCACGCCGGTGGTGCTGGATCACTTCGGCCGCCCCGGTACCGCGGGCCTTGCCGATGCGGTCTTCGAGGTCGCCACGGCCGTGCGCGCGTGCCGCCCGGTGTGGGTGAAGCTGAGCGCGCCCTACCGGCTGCCAGCGCCGCACCACTGGCCCGCGCTGGCCCGGGCATGGCGCGAGATCGTTGGCGCTGAGCGGCTGCTGTGGGGCAGCGACTGGCCCTGGACCAACCACGAGGCGCCGGTCCGGCTGGATGAATGCCGCACTCTGGCCGCCTGGCAAGCGCGGGATGATGCGGCCTTGTCCGAGGCGCTGCGATGGCGCAACGCCGCGGCGCTGTACGGGTTTGCGCTGGAAGTGCCAGAGGCGTAA